One genomic segment of Candidatus Schekmanbacteria bacterium includes these proteins:
- a CDS encoding UvrD-helicase domain-containing protein, whose protein sequence is MRIEESWKPSVNAALSASAGAGKTYNLTARLIVILLKEINNDLRSVFAVTFTNKATLEMKEKLLKRLRGLANLNTMSAEDEKNEKIDELAGIVSGGDRRKLQELAGKAYDRLVANLSDLNVSTIHSFLSGIVSLFPFEIGIDPDTSVIDEAEAKYLQQLALDEFFEKAKNDEEHCRNIMDAYYELHTGSLDVRKIISGNMLEFLEKSCEIGNTFRCDELKKKLLEERAGFKKLESTFMAVMNKNLGEICRIIKEHEEENNNILSSLRKFESFLNRPNIRNFNKYVGEVLSKYESLEDHRYFKSFFKKIGGLDCTDARQMEISYGNIQKYFRNEFKALAESYNSIIVNAFLSLFLDYVSIYSEIKRREGCLDFSDLERHAFSLLSGNAFDTEYFYYRIDTRIKHLLIDEFQDTNVIQWKVLKPLVEEIVAGCGVHDSPGSFFYVGDKKQAIYRFRGGESGLFDLAMSEIRDVHPFLLDENRRSGHEIVEWVNRIFKEIMPQYQRQVPVPEGGYVELDLIEKKEGSNNNNDKLFCTRTSEIVKSLADRGLSYSNIAVLGRTKKHLTSIEEEFKKENIPYRSETSSRLLKAFEVSDVVNLLHFLNDPEDDIALASALKSPLFRLTAEKINIAAMHAGKTLYLKFKNSGKSEAAEKLGNLLSKVGFLTPLSLLNRIYVEFSLPYLYADVPGASENLLRLLDESHVFQKEHNGDISCFIEYLERRDEALKQEAAEGEGEGKVNILTVHKSKGLEYHTVIIPFADDDINLSINKTPFIFVNDEDFSLRSIVKTPTKIEIDASQSLKEVFNDESAKVIKDELNLLYVALTRAKKNLYVMGSIKIASKDSNTHEKGELKDTWFNWIAKGLGLEASESTGNGESFIPLYQSGKENLEGEDSGSKANSRKTKILPELQFPSGEEYGQGDDISPSKPSNDEEQDFDWNEYHFSGRRKKQAMGELIHLALSRIGLLSHGADIEKVVEDAVSFTMRGSTKLGGITGFSFDDISKEMSRSIKELLLDRELEGIFYTSRGRIAKLEAPVYSKSKGKDFVGGIMDRVIIEPDEIKVIDYKWTQPDLNNLNKMTDSAIAEIIERYRKQLDYYRKSLESIFSRKRVKSYLLLIGAPQGRRLVEV, encoded by the coding sequence ATGAGAATTGAAGAATCATGGAAGCCTTCAGTTAACGCCGCACTTTCAGCCTCGGCTGGTGCAGGGAAAACGTATAATCTTACAGCGCGTCTTATAGTTATACTTTTAAAAGAGATAAACAATGACCTGAGGAGCGTCTTCGCAGTCACATTTACCAATAAAGCCACCCTTGAGATGAAGGAAAAACTCTTAAAGAGATTAAGGGGGCTTGCCAATCTAAATACAATGAGCGCTGAAGATGAGAAGAATGAGAAGATAGATGAACTTGCCGGCATAGTTTCCGGGGGAGACAGAAGGAAACTTCAGGAGCTTGCCGGGAAAGCCTATGACAGGTTAGTCGCAAATCTTTCAGACCTCAATGTAAGCACGATCCATAGTTTTCTTTCAGGCATAGTTTCTCTTTTCCCATTCGAGATAGGGATTGACCCTGATACATCGGTGATTGATGAGGCAGAGGCTAAATACCTTCAACAACTTGCACTCGATGAGTTCTTTGAGAAAGCAAAAAATGATGAAGAGCATTGCCGGAATATAATGGATGCCTATTACGAACTCCACACCGGAAGTCTGGATGTAAGGAAAATAATCTCCGGCAATATGCTGGAATTCCTTGAGAAGTCCTGCGAGATTGGAAATACTTTCCGCTGTGATGAGCTTAAAAAGAAACTTTTAGAAGAGAGGGCAGGTTTTAAAAAGCTTGAATCCACTTTCATGGCTGTCATGAATAAAAATCTCGGGGAGATTTGCAGGATTATCAAGGAGCATGAGGAGGAAAACAACAACATATTAAGTTCACTCAGGAAATTTGAAAGCTTTCTCAACAGACCTAATATCAGAAATTTTAATAAGTATGTGGGTGAAGTACTTTCAAAATATGAGTCTTTAGAAGACCACAGGTATTTTAAATCATTCTTCAAAAAAATTGGCGGGCTGGATTGCACAGATGCCAGACAAATGGAAATCTCCTATGGCAATATTCAAAAATATTTCAGGAATGAATTTAAAGCTCTTGCAGAGTCCTACAATAGTATCATTGTAAACGCCTTTCTTTCACTCTTCCTAGATTATGTAAGCATCTATTCTGAAATCAAAAGAAGGGAAGGGTGTCTTGATTTCTCTGACCTTGAACGGCATGCCTTCAGTCTTCTTTCAGGCAATGCTTTTGATACAGAATATTTCTATTACAGGATAGACACGCGCATAAAGCATCTTCTCATCGATGAGTTTCAGGATACGAACGTAATACAGTGGAAAGTATTAAAACCACTTGTTGAAGAGATTGTTGCAGGCTGCGGTGTGCACGACAGCCCGGGAAGTTTCTTTTATGTAGGAGACAAGAAACAGGCAATATACAGGTTCCGCGGGGGAGAAAGCGGGCTCTTTGATTTGGCTATGAGCGAGATAAGGGATGTCCATCCTTTTCTGTTAGATGAGAACAGGCGGAGCGGACATGAAATAGTAGAATGGGTAAACCGTATCTTCAAAGAGATAATGCCTCAATATCAAAGACAGGTGCCTGTGCCTGAAGGAGGCTATGTTGAGCTTGACCTGATAGAAAAAAAAGAAGGAAGCAATAATAACAATGATAAGTTATTTTGCACGAGAACCTCGGAAATAGTTAAATCCCTTGCTGATAGAGGATTAAGTTACTCGAATATCGCAGTTCTTGGCAGAACAAAAAAGCATTTAACAAGCATAGAAGAAGAGTTTAAAAAAGAGAATATTCCCTATAGAAGCGAGACAAGCTCCAGACTGCTTAAAGCTTTTGAAGTAAGCGATGTAGTTAATCTCCTCCATTTTCTAAATGACCCTGAAGACGACATAGCCCTTGCATCAGCACTTAAGTCTCCACTTTTCAGATTAACGGCAGAGAAGATAAACATTGCCGCCATGCACGCGGGGAAAACGCTTTATCTTAAATTCAAAAATAGCGGTAAAAGCGAAGCTGCCGAAAAGCTCGGCAATCTTCTTTCTAAGGTAGGATTCCTCACTCCTCTTTCACTTTTAAACCGCATTTATGTAGAATTCTCCCTACCATATTTATACGCCGATGTTCCCGGAGCTTCCGAGAACCTCCTGCGTCTGCTCGATGAATCACATGTTTTTCAGAAAGAACATAACGGGGACATCTCCTGTTTTATCGAGTATCTTGAAAGACGTGATGAAGCTTTAAAGCAGGAAGCTGCAGAGGGGGAGGGGGAAGGGAAAGTTAACATTCTTACCGTACATAAATCAAAGGGGCTTGAGTATCATACTGTCATCATTCCTTTTGCTGATGATGACATTAATCTTTCTATCAACAAAACTCCTTTCATATTTGTAAATGATGAAGATTTTTCACTTAGAAGTATTGTGAAAACTCCTACCAAAATAGAAATAGATGCTTCGCAAAGCCTTAAAGAAGTTTTCAATGATGAGTCTGCAAAGGTTATAAAAGATGAGCTTAACCTTCTGTATGTGGCATTGACCAGGGCAAAGAAAAATCTTTATGTTATGGGAAGCATTAAAATAGCCTCGAAAGATAGCAACACACATGAAAAAGGAGAATTAAAGGACACATGGTTTAACTGGATTGCGAAAGGGCTTGGATTGGAGGCTTCTGAATCTACAGGCAATGGAGAAAGTTTTATTCCTCTTTACCAAAGCGGCAAGGAAAACCTTGAAGGAGAAGATAGCGGGAGTAAAGCAAATAGCAGAAAAACTAAGATATTACCTGAGCTTCAATTTCCTTCGGGGGAAGAATACGGGCAGGGGGATGACATCTCACCATCAAAACCCTCAAACGACGAAGAGCAAGATTTTGACTGGAATGAATACCACTTCTCCGGCAGGCGAAAGAAGCAGGCGATGGGAGAGCTGATTCATCTGGCTTTAAGCAGGATTGGACTTCTGTCTCACGGCGCAGATATTGAGAAAGTTGTAGAAGACGCTGTGAGCTTTACAATGAGAGGTTCTACTAAATTAGGTGGCATAACCGGTTTTTCTTTTGATGATATTTCAAAGGAGATGTCCCGGAGTATAAAGGAGCTTCTTCTTGACAGAGAGCTTGAAGGGATATTTTATACTTCCCGCGGCAGGATAGCTAAACTTGAAGCTCCGGTATATTCGAAATCTAAGGGTAAGGATTTTGTAGGCGGCATAATGGACAGGGTCATCATAGAGCCTGATGAGATTAAAGTCATAGATTACAAATGGACCCAGCCTGACTTGAATAACTTGAATAAAATGACTGACAGCGCAATTGCTGAGATAATTGAAAGATACAGAAAACAGCTTGACTATTACAGGAAATCGCTTGAAAGTATTTTCAGCAGAAAGAGAGTAAAATCATATCTTCTTCTAATTGGTGCACCGCAAGGGAGAAGACTTGTTGAGGTATGA
- a CDS encoding pyridoxamine 5'-phosphate oxidase family protein translates to MADDLQDQMEKDFDKVLKQKAKRLNKEELEAAITDFLAKHILCTLATCDNNEPRATPIRYRSEGMNIFFLTEGGGKVKNMLSNPKVSVGIHGEYSGFDSVKGLQLWGTAEVIEPGDTERYKAARKAIRSEEREDLKKLGDLPIRDKLKAVKITVTKARYLNIPEGILNQVWEA, encoded by the coding sequence ATGGCTGATGATTTACAGGATCAAATGGAAAAAGATTTCGACAAAGTGCTTAAGCAGAAGGCAAAGAGACTTAACAAGGAAGAGCTTGAGGCAGCTATCACTGATTTTCTTGCAAAGCATATTCTCTGCACGCTCGCCACTTGCGACAATAATGAGCCGCGTGCCACTCCAATAAGATATAGGAGCGAAGGAATGAATATATTTTTTCTCACAGAAGGAGGAGGAAAGGTCAAGAACATGCTTTCCAATCCTAAAGTGTCTGTCGGGATACACGGCGAATACAGCGGATTTGACAGCGTCAAGGGTTTGCAGCTCTGGGGAACAGCGGAAGTGATAGAGCCCGGCGATACCGAGCGGTATAAAGCAGCACGAAAGGCAATAAGGTCTGAGGAAAGAGAAGACCTGAAAAAACTCGGAGACCTTCCAATAAGAGACAAGCTTAAAGCTGTCAAGATAACAGTAACAAAGGCAAGGTATCTGAATATTCCGGAAGGGATACTGAATCAGGTCTGGGAAGCGTAA
- a CDS encoding ATP-binding protein yields MEIIKRIFKPGKQSFFLLGPRGTGKSTLIKNIFPNTLYIDLLLPDIFRSYSARPERLIEIVHANTDKKVVVIDEIQKAPQLLEVVHSLIEEKKDRQFILTGSSARKLKKTGVNLLAGRVIMKHMHPFVAAELSGKFNLNAALQNGMIPVVLDSINPVDSLHAYVDLYIREEVQMEGLTRNIGNFSRFLEAVSFSHGSVLNISNISRECHIERKVVEGYVNILEDLLLSFRIPVFTRRAKRTVSQHPKFYFFDAGIYNCLRPSGPLDRPQEKSGVALEGLVAQHLKAWIDYNHPDCRLFFWRTSSGTEIDFIVYGKGIFWAIEVKNTTTVRPEDIRSLKTFGDDYPEAKKFFIYHGKEKLKRDGILIMPCTEFLMTLS; encoded by the coding sequence ATGGAAATAATAAAGCGAATTTTCAAACCCGGGAAACAGAGTTTTTTTCTCCTTGGCCCAAGAGGTACAGGGAAGTCCACTCTGATAAAAAACATTTTCCCCAACACCCTTTATATAGATTTGCTCCTTCCTGATATTTTCAGAAGTTATAGTGCTCGCCCCGAAAGGCTCATAGAGATAGTTCATGCTAATACGGATAAAAAAGTTGTAGTCATAGATGAAATCCAGAAAGCCCCGCAGTTACTTGAAGTTGTGCATAGCCTGATTGAAGAGAAAAAGGATCGCCAGTTTATACTTACCGGCTCAAGCGCAAGAAAATTAAAAAAGACAGGCGTGAATCTCCTTGCCGGGCGTGTCATAATGAAACACATGCATCCGTTTGTTGCAGCGGAACTGTCAGGGAAGTTTAATCTGAACGCCGCTCTGCAAAATGGCATGATACCGGTAGTCTTAGACAGTATCAATCCCGTTGATTCTTTACATGCCTATGTTGACCTCTATATAAGGGAAGAAGTTCAGATGGAGGGGCTGACCAGGAATATAGGGAACTTTTCAAGGTTTCTGGAGGCAGTGAGTTTTTCTCACGGCTCAGTATTAAATATCAGTAATATTTCAAGAGAGTGCCATATTGAAAGGAAGGTGGTAGAAGGCTACGTCAATATTCTGGAAGATCTGCTCCTGTCTTTCAGAATACCTGTATTTACAAGAAGAGCAAAGCGCACTGTGTCGCAGCATCCTAAATTTTATTTTTTTGATGCTGGTATCTATAACTGCCTGCGTCCGTCAGGCCCGCTTGACCGTCCGCAGGAAAAAAGCGGCGTTGCGCTTGAGGGGCTTGTCGCCCAGCATTTAAAGGCATGGATTGATTATAATCATCCCGACTGCCGGCTGTTTTTCTGGAGAACCAGTTCCGGCACGGAAATAGATTTCATCGTCTATGGCAAAGGAATATTCTGGGCAATTGAGGTAAAGAACACAACAACTGTGCGACCAGAAGACATAAGGTCTTTAAAAACATTCGGTGATGACTATCCTGAAGCAAAAAAATTCTTTATATATCACGGCAAAGAAAAACTTAAGCGTGATGGCATTCTCATTATGCCTTGCACTGAATTCCTGATGACACTTTCGTGA
- a CDS encoding HNH endonuclease — protein sequence MIQDYIKSFSKLNRAPGKVWGSATKNRAPHKPIFLLALLDLFSRKSIQRNFIELTPEFNDLFLSYWQKVVSLGQRSSIAFPFFHMKGEKFWHLIAVPGKESSLAHTNRISTMAQLKELVLGASIDEELFANLQSEENRNILRGILIHTYFSDEVQQSLKEQCVINNEAFNYSLNILNKSHQEFIKEQPIEDNYQSAVRDQGFRRIVVMTYNHRCALCGVRIITVDGHTVVEAAHIIPWSISHNDDIRNGLALCRLCHWAFDEGMLGVSENYEVITDKLITNRDNYPGFLLNLSDRGIIGPEDKTLWPSQESLSWHRKTFALKR from the coding sequence ATGATACAAGATTACATAAAATCCTTTTCCAAGCTTAACCGTGCACCGGGGAAGGTATGGGGTTCTGCGACAAAAAACCGTGCGCCGCACAAGCCTATTTTCCTCCTTGCATTGCTGGATTTATTCTCAAGAAAATCAATTCAACGTAATTTCATTGAATTGACTCCGGAGTTCAATGATCTTTTCTTAAGCTACTGGCAGAAGGTTGTCTCTCTGGGACAACGAAGTAGTATTGCTTTCCCGTTTTTTCACATGAAGGGCGAAAAATTTTGGCATCTTATAGCTGTACCGGGTAAAGAATCTTCTTTAGCTCACACAAACAGAATTTCAACAATGGCACAGCTAAAGGAGCTTGTTCTTGGTGCGAGCATAGATGAAGAATTGTTTGCGAATTTACAATCTGAGGAAAATCGTAACATTCTGCGGGGAATACTTATACATACATATTTTTCAGATGAAGTTCAGCAATCCCTTAAAGAGCAGTGCGTGATTAATAATGAAGCATTTAATTACAGCCTGAATATCCTGAATAAATCTCATCAGGAATTTATAAAAGAACAGCCAATTGAAGATAACTATCAATCAGCCGTTCGTGATCAGGGGTTTCGTCGTATTGTGGTCATGACTTACAATCACAGATGCGCCCTCTGCGGTGTGCGGATAATAACTGTTGACGGTCACACCGTTGTTGAAGCCGCTCATATCATTCCGTGGAGTATCAGCCATAACGACGACATACGGAACGGGCTGGCATTGTGCAGGCTTTGCCACTGGGCATTTGACGAAGGAATGCTCGGGGTTTCAGAGAATTATGAAGTTATCACTGACAAACTTATCACCAACAGAGACAACTATCCTGGTTTTCTGTTAAATCTTTCTGATAGGGGGATTATTGGACCTGAGGATAAGACTCTCTGGCCCTCGCAGGAGTCGCTTTCGTGGCATAGGAAAACCTTCGCATTGAAACGCTGA
- a CDS encoding HD domain-containing protein, with amino-acid sequence MEIKNRYEELKNKVSDRKEPFNEIINFLENKTNWLTSPASTRFHLAKKRGLLEHSVGVAETTLKFRSALAPEISEESCIIVGLFHDVGKIGMPGKPLYLPNDSEWEIKKRGIYYKINPDVVPMGLALRSLYIVSKYMPLSDAEAQAIAYHDGQYIEDNKIIAHKEEPLTLLLHWADYWTAHIYEDGRKYFSLLSF; translated from the coding sequence ATGGAAATAAAAAACAGATACGAAGAACTAAAAAATAAGGTTTCAGATCGCAAAGAGCCATTCAATGAAATTATAAATTTCTTGGAGAATAAAACTAATTGGCTGACCAGTCCTGCAAGTACGAGGTTCCATCTTGCGAAAAAAAGGGGGCTCTTAGAGCATAGCGTTGGTGTAGCTGAAACTACTTTAAAGTTCAGAAGCGCACTTGCGCCGGAAATTTCTGAAGAAAGCTGTATCATTGTAGGTCTTTTTCATGATGTTGGAAAAATAGGAATGCCCGGGAAACCTCTTTATCTGCCAAATGATAGTGAATGGGAAATAAAAAAAAGAGGTATTTATTACAAGATAAATCCGGATGTTGTCCCAATGGGGCTTGCTTTAAGAAGTCTGTATATAGTGAGCAAATATATGCCGCTGTCTGATGCTGAAGCGCAGGCTATTGCTTATCATGACGGGCAGTATATCGAAGATAATAAAATAATAGCGCATAAAGAGGAACCTCTGACACTTCTGCTTCATTGGGCTGACTATTGGACAGCGCATATATATGAAGATGGCAGAAAATATTTCTCTTTGTTATCTTTTTAA
- a CDS encoding nucleotidyltransferase domain-containing protein codes for MLERCCEAIKAIDPSAEVILFGSRARGDAESESDYDLLILTDDEASLKKEDTFLEQLFPIELDTGAVFTVILTNRKDWSSSLYEAMPLYQNIRREGVVL; via the coding sequence ATGCTGGAAAGATGTTGCGAAGCTATTAAAGCAATTGACCCTTCTGCAGAAGTTATCCTTTTTGGTTCAAGAGCCAGAGGTGATGCTGAATCAGAATCAGACTATGATTTACTTATATTAACAGACGATGAAGCATCGCTTAAAAAAGAAGATACCTTCCTTGAGCAGCTATTCCCTATAGAGCTTGATACTGGCGCAGTATTCACGGTTATTCTAACAAATAGGAAAGATTGGAGTTCCTCATTGTATGAGGCAATGCCGCTGTATCAGAATATCAGAAGGGAAGGCGTTGTTTTATGA
- a CDS encoding HEPN domain-containing protein, protein MKEEVKALIKYRLERAYESLDEAKLLLEQEHANTFVNRLYYACFYAVSALFVMNGLSSSKHSGVRSLFHKNFVKSALIEQELGKFYDRLFNRRQKGDYADFVRFDVSEVSDWYEKAKEFVETIELLIKKNSQ, encoded by the coding sequence ATGAAGGAAGAAGTTAAGGCTTTAATAAAATATCGTCTTGAGCGAGCTTATGAATCCCTTGATGAAGCTAAACTTCTTCTGGAACAAGAGCATGCCAATACCTTTGTTAACCGTCTTTATTATGCCTGCTTTTATGCTGTTTCTGCCTTGTTTGTTATGAATGGGCTTTCTTCTTCAAAGCACAGTGGAGTTAGGTCTCTTTTTCATAAAAACTTCGTCAAATCTGCTTTGATAGAACAAGAATTGGGGAAGTTTTATGACAGGTTATTCAACAGAAGACAGAAGGGTGACTACGCCGATTTTGTTCGCTTTGACGTGAGCGAGGTCAGCGATTGGTATGAAAAGGCAAAAGAATTTGTTGAAACGATAGAACTGCTCATTAAAAAAAATAGCCAATAA
- a CDS encoding phosphatase PAP2 family protein, translated as MELLFKIDSAILFFFNISISNPVLDFLMPIITNAGALFPVVLIAGLISIYFAREQKLYYTFSFLVSMYFSQIASHQLKVFFNRPRPATSLDWVNVIGSYLYDRSFPSGHATAAFAMGIFFSMKFPRYKAFFISLAVLVAISRMYLGVHYPSDVIAGALTGSTITFLCVTAIDRLAMFRKKSADSQ; from the coding sequence ATGGAATTGCTATTTAAAATAGACTCAGCAATATTATTTTTTTTCAACATAAGCATCAGTAATCCTGTATTAGATTTTCTCATGCCAATCATAACCAATGCAGGGGCTCTCTTCCCGGTGGTCCTTATTGCAGGGCTTATAAGTATTTATTTTGCAAGGGAACAAAAACTCTATTACACATTCTCATTTCTTGTAAGCATGTATTTTTCGCAGATTGCATCTCATCAACTCAAAGTATTTTTTAACCGCCCGAGGCCTGCAACTTCACTCGACTGGGTTAATGTGATAGGTTCATATCTTTACGACCGCTCTTTCCCTTCAGGACACGCAACAGCAGCCTTTGCAATGGGGATTTTCTTCTCCATGAAGTTTCCGCGGTACAAAGCATTCTTCATAAGCCTTGCTGTGTTAGTAGCAATATCGCGAATGTATCTGGGAGTTCATTATCCTTCAGATGTCATTGCAGGCGCATTGACAGGCAGCACCATCACATTCCTCTGCGTAACAGCAATTGACAGGCTTGCAATGTTCAGGAAGAAGTCAGCAGATTCTCAATAG
- the uvrA gene encoding excinuclease ABC subunit UvrA, whose product MDKYNISKIHIEGAREHNLKNLSLEIPRDKITVITGPSGSGKSSLAFDTIYAEGQRRYVESLSAYARQFLELMEKPDVDRIEGLSPAISIEQKTTSKNPRSTVGTVTEIYDYLRLLYARIGKAHCYQCGKEISAQTVKEITDRISELPEGSRITIFSPVVRGKKGEYKKLFFDIKNQGFVRVRVDGQILDLDDEIDIDKKKKHNIEIVIDRLVIKKEVQKRIAESVETALKLSAGIVTVGREGGEESTYSENFACIECGISFPELTPRVFSFNSPYGACPHCSGLGTIMSIDPDLVVPDKTKSLKEGAILPWHTKFADYHQRTLKTLSEILKFRLDVPFNKLPKKIQEDILCGVPGLEIEFIYESKKNSYHFKRDYDGVIHGLEERYKETESDKVREEIEQYMRIMLCPECKGGRLKKEYLSVKLKGLNITQVTSKSIAEAYKWFDSLKLSRRDEEISRRITKEIKERLLFLVSVGLDYLSIDRQAGTLSGGEAQRIRLATQIGSSLMGVLYILDEPSIGLHNRDHAKLLDTLRKLKDMGNTVIIVEHDADTMLAADHIIDLGPGAGLHGGEIVASGTPSEIKKSSASLTGKYLSGTLSIPVPKLRRKGNSKNIFIAGATGNNLKNLTVKIPLGTFICVTGVSGSGKSTLIIETLYKALAKNFYKAKDDPCRHKEIKGIEYIDKVINIDQSPIGRTPRSNPATYTGLFSDIRLLYSMVPESRIRGYQPGRFSFNVKGGRCEACEGDGVKKIEMHFLPDIFVTCEICEGKRYNRETLDVRYKGKNIAETLDMPVNEAMNVFENIPSAHRKLKTLNDVGLGYIKLGQPATTLSGGEAQRVKLSKELSRSGTGQTLYILDEPTTGLHFDDINKLLSILNRLTENGNTVIVIEHNLDVIKSADHIIDLGPQGGEGGGLIVATGTPEEIMACRSSYTGIALKKHLVI is encoded by the coding sequence ATGGACAAATACAACATATCAAAAATCCACATTGAAGGCGCAAGGGAACATAATCTCAAAAACCTGAGCCTTGAGATACCAAGGGATAAAATTACGGTAATAACCGGGCCGTCAGGTTCAGGGAAATCATCGCTTGCTTTTGACACCATCTACGCTGAAGGGCAAAGACGTTATGTTGAATCTCTCTCCGCCTACGCAAGGCAGTTCCTTGAACTTATGGAAAAGCCTGATGTTGACCGCATCGAAGGGTTGTCGCCTGCAATCTCCATAGAGCAGAAGACTACATCAAAGAATCCGCGCTCCACAGTGGGCACTGTAACTGAAATCTACGATTATCTGCGTCTCCTCTATGCCCGTATCGGAAAAGCTCACTGCTACCAGTGCGGCAAGGAAATAAGCGCCCAGACAGTAAAGGAAATAACAGACAGGATTTCTGAGTTGCCTGAAGGAAGCAGGATAACTATTTTTTCTCCGGTGGTGCGCGGGAAAAAAGGGGAATACAAAAAGCTCTTCTTCGACATAAAAAATCAGGGATTCGTAAGGGTGAGGGTTGACGGACAAATCTTAGACCTTGATGATGAAATAGATATTGATAAAAAAAAGAAGCACAACATTGAAATAGTAATAGACAGGCTAGTAATAAAAAAAGAGGTGCAAAAAAGAATAGCTGAATCAGTCGAAACTGCGCTTAAACTCTCCGCCGGAATAGTAACCGTGGGGCGGGAAGGCGGAGAGGAATCTACATATTCGGAAAATTTCGCCTGCATTGAGTGCGGCATAAGTTTCCCGGAGCTTACGCCCCGTGTTTTTTCATTCAACAGCCCTTACGGAGCCTGCCCACATTGCAGTGGGCTGGGGACAATTATGTCCATTGATCCTGACCTTGTTGTGCCTGATAAAACAAAATCCCTAAAAGAAGGGGCAATACTCCCATGGCATACTAAATTTGCTGATTATCATCAAAGGACTCTAAAAACTCTCTCTGAGATTTTAAAATTCAGACTTGATGTGCCATTTAATAAACTTCCAAAAAAGATACAGGAAGACATCCTCTGCGGAGTCCCGGGGCTTGAGATCGAATTCATCTATGAAAGCAAGAAAAACAGTTATCACTTCAAAAGAGATTATGACGGAGTAATCCATGGGCTTGAAGAAAGATATAAGGAAACAGAGTCAGACAAGGTAAGAGAGGAAATAGAGCAGTACATGAGGATTATGCTCTGTCCTGAATGCAAAGGGGGAAGGCTCAAAAAAGAATATCTTTCAGTAAAGTTGAAGGGGCTCAACATAACGCAGGTTACATCAAAGTCCATTGCCGAAGCTTATAAATGGTTTGACAGTCTGAAGCTCTCACGAAGAGATGAAGAAATATCCAGAAGGATAACAAAAGAGATAAAAGAGCGTCTCTTATTTTTAGTTTCCGTAGGGCTTGATTATCTCTCAATCGACAGGCAGGCAGGCACTCTCTCAGGAGGAGAGGCACAGAGGATAAGGCTTGCAACACAGATAGGCTCTTCGCTCATGGGAGTTTTATACATACTTGATGAGCCGAGCATCGGGCTACATAACAGGGATCATGCAAAGCTTCTTGATACTCTCAGAAAACTAAAAGACATGGGGAACACTGTTATAATAGTGGAGCATGATGCGGACACTATGCTCGCCGCAGACCACATTATAGACTTGGGTCCCGGTGCAGGGCTTCATGGCGGGGAAATTGTTGCATCGGGAACACCTTCCGAAATTAAAAAATCATCTGCCTCTCTTACAGGAAAATACCTCTCCGGCACCCTTAGCATACCGGTCCCAAAATTACGCCGGAAAGGAAATTCAAAAAATATTTTCATTGCAGGGGCAACGGGGAACAATCTTAAAAACCTAACAGTCAAAATACCTTTAGGCACTTTCATCTGCGTTACAGGCGTTTCCGGCTCAGGCAAAAGCACTCTAATTATAGAAACACTTTACAAAGCGCTTGCCAAAAACTTTTACAAGGCAAAAGATGACCCTTGCCGTCACAAGGAGATCAAGGGAATAGAATATATAGACAAGGTAATCAACATCGACCAGTCGCCCATAGGGAGGACACCACGCTCCAACCCTGCAACATATACAGGGCTCTTCTCAGATATCAGGCTTCTTTATTCAATGGTACCTGAATCACGCATAAGGGGTTATCAGCCCGGAAGATTCAGCTTCAATGTCAAAGGGGGAAGATGCGAAGCCTGCGAGGGTGATGGGGTGAAAAAAATAGAGATGCATTTTCTCCCCGACATCTTTGTGACCTGCGAGATATGCGAAGGGAAGCGTTACAACCGGGAGACCCTCGATGTAAGATACAAAGGGAAAAACATTGCCGAGACACTGGACATGCCTGTAAACGAAGCAATGAATGTTTTTGAAAACATTCCATCTGCACATAGAAAGCTTAAAACCCTGAATGATGTAGGATTGGGGTATATCAAACTCGGACAGCCTGCCACAACCCTTTCAGGAGGGGAAGCACAGAGGGTAAAACTCTCAAAGGAGCTTTCAAGGTCAGGCACAGGTCAGACTCTCTATATACTTGACGAACCGACAACAGGGCTTCATTTCGATGATATAAATAAACTTCTAAGCATACTCAACAGGCTCACTGAAAACGGGAATACTGTCATAGTCATTGAGCATAATCTTGACGTGATAAAGTCAGCAGACCACATAATAGACCTTGGACCTCAGGGTGGCGAAGGCGGAGGGCTCATAGTTGCGACAGGAACGCCAGAAGAGATAATGGCTTGCCGGTCATCTTACACAGGTATCGCGTTGAAAAAACATTTAGTGATATAA